The following are encoded in a window of Bradyrhizobium guangdongense genomic DNA:
- a CDS encoding B12-binding domain-containing radical SAM protein: MASIRKFPGSSVNVPQPCNVLMLYPLFTAESFWSFGESCKLMGVRRPAAPLGLITVAAMLPESWTVKLIDCNTQPFCDEDLAWADVVFTGGMLPQQADTLRLIDKCRAAGKPVVVGGPDPTSSPHIYEKADFQVLGEAEGVIDEFIAAWDSGKRSGVFTAPKFQADVTKTPVPRFDLLRFEDYLYLGVQYSRGCPFTCEFCDIIELYGRVPRTKATEQMFVELERLYQMGYRGHLDFVDDNFIGNKKSLRQFLPQLAEWQRAHGYPFELSTEASVNLADDPELLELMGAANFFGIFVGIESPDPATLVAMRKKQNTRRNIAESIHKIYAAGMLVTAGFIVGFDNEKVSMADAMVDFIEEAAIPVAMVGLLYALPNTQLTRRLAKEGRLHPDHDLASTTGGDQCTGGINFDPVRPLREILTDYRNVLERIYSPAAYAGRVDKLMTLLDRSRQRHELADGDIRARVGAMETVHRVVTAIPEARGPLWQTFMNCAKRDTSSARIAVQMIAAYAHLGPFSRKVIDAIDARLAALDEQMPVPVLADGATAARNLA, translated from the coding sequence ATGGCAAGCATTCGAAAGTTCCCTGGGAGTTCCGTAAACGTGCCGCAGCCCTGCAACGTGCTCATGCTCTATCCGCTGTTCACCGCGGAGTCCTTCTGGAGTTTTGGCGAGTCCTGCAAGCTGATGGGTGTGCGGCGCCCTGCCGCGCCGCTGGGGCTGATCACCGTCGCGGCGATGTTGCCGGAGAGCTGGACGGTCAAGCTCATCGACTGCAACACGCAGCCTTTTTGCGATGAGGATCTCGCCTGGGCCGACGTGGTCTTCACCGGCGGCATGCTGCCGCAGCAGGCCGATACGCTGCGGCTGATCGACAAGTGCCGCGCGGCGGGCAAGCCGGTGGTGGTCGGCGGGCCGGATCCGACGTCAAGCCCTCACATCTATGAGAAGGCCGACTTCCAGGTGCTCGGCGAAGCCGAAGGCGTCATCGACGAGTTCATTGCCGCCTGGGACAGCGGGAAGCGCTCGGGCGTCTTCACGGCGCCGAAATTCCAGGCCGATGTCACCAAGACGCCGGTGCCCCGGTTCGACCTGCTGAGGTTTGAGGACTACCTCTATCTCGGGGTGCAATATTCGCGGGGATGTCCGTTCACCTGCGAGTTCTGCGACATCATCGAGCTCTATGGCCGTGTGCCGCGCACCAAGGCGACCGAGCAGATGTTCGTCGAGCTCGAGCGGCTCTACCAGATGGGCTATCGCGGTCATCTCGACTTCGTCGACGACAATTTCATCGGCAACAAGAAGTCGCTGCGCCAGTTCCTGCCCCAATTAGCCGAGTGGCAGCGCGCACACGGCTATCCTTTCGAGCTGTCGACCGAGGCCTCGGTGAATCTGGCTGACGATCCTGAATTGCTGGAGCTGATGGGGGCGGCGAATTTCTTCGGCATTTTCGTCGGCATCGAAAGTCCGGATCCTGCGACGCTGGTCGCAATGCGCAAGAAGCAGAACACGCGGCGCAACATCGCCGAAAGCATCCACAAGATCTATGCCGCCGGCATGCTCGTCACCGCGGGTTTCATCGTCGGCTTCGACAATGAAAAGGTCTCGATGGCGGATGCCATGGTCGACTTCATCGAGGAGGCCGCGATCCCCGTCGCCATGGTCGGCCTGCTCTATGCCTTGCCGAACACGCAGCTCACGCGGCGTCTGGCCAAGGAAGGTCGTCTGCATCCCGATCACGATCTTGCCTCGACGACTGGCGGCGACCAATGCACCGGCGGTATCAATTTCGATCCGGTGCGGCCGCTGCGCGAGATACTGACGGACTACAGGAACGTGCTGGAACGGATCTACAGCCCGGCCGCCTATGCAGGCCGTGTCGACAAGTTGATGACCTTGCTCGACCGTTCGAGGCAGCGCCATGAGCTCGCCGACGGCGACATCCGCGCGCGGGTTGGTGCGATGGAGACCGTGCACCGCGTGGTCACCGCGATTCCCGAGGCACGGGGGCCGCTCTGGCAGACTTTCATGAACTGTGCCAAGCGCGACACCTCGTCGGCGCGGATCGCAGTGCAGATGATCGCAGCCTATGCGCATCTCGGCCCGTTCTCGCGCAAGGTCATCGATGCCATCGACGCGCGTCTCGCCGCGCTCGACGAGCAAATGCCTGTTCCGGTCCTTGCCGATGGCGCGACCGCGGCACGAAATCTGGCCTGA
- a CDS encoding (2Fe-2S)-binding protein, with protein sequence MANLTINGKTFILDVEPDTPLLWAIRENAGLTGTKYGCGIAQCGACTVHVDGIATRSCGISVAEAEGKKITTIEGLASGATLHKVQQAWIAKDVPQCGYCQSGMIMAVAALLNEKPKPTDADIDEAITNICRCGTFQQVREAIHTIASA encoded by the coding sequence ATGGCAAACCTAACAATCAACGGAAAAACCTTCATCCTCGACGTCGAGCCGGACACTCCGCTCCTTTGGGCAATCCGCGAGAATGCGGGCCTGACCGGCACCAAATACGGCTGCGGCATTGCACAATGCGGCGCCTGCACCGTGCACGTGGACGGTATAGCCACCCGCTCCTGCGGCATTTCGGTAGCCGAGGCCGAGGGCAAGAAGATCACCACGATCGAAGGGCTCGCCTCCGGCGCTACGCTGCACAAGGTACAACAGGCCTGGATCGCCAAGGACGTCCCGCAATGCGGCTATTGCCAGAGCGGCATGATCATGGCCGTGGCGGCCTTGCTGAACGAGAAACCGAAGCCGACCGACGCCGATATCGACGAGGCCATCACCAATATCTGCCGCTGCGGCACCTTCCAGCAGGTGCGCGAAGCGATCCACACGATCGCAAGCGCGTAA
- a CDS encoding NAD(P)/FAD-dependent oxidoreductase, with product MILMSMRPVTRRSAVLGITATAATLARPQVLRAQSTGRVVVVGGGFGGAACARALKRARADLQVILIDPNVVFTACPFSNEVIAGLRNIEAQQFSHDKLAAEGLTIVDQAVTTIEPQQRSVLTADGVALPYDRLVLSPGIDFNFEALPGYDEIASEKMPHAWKAGAQTLLLRRQLEAMDDGGTVAMAIPANPSRCPPAPYERASLIAHYLKTNKPRSKVLILDAKDNFPQQRLFEKAWKELYGDMIERIGLSQGGRVTSVDGSTKTIVTEFGNYTPDVANVIPPQRAGHIAAVAGAVDATGWCPIDPVTFESKLVKNVHIIGDACLGGGIPKSASAASAQGKACAAAIVALLGGRAPETPRLTGVCYNIVAPGYGFSLAGNYQPKGDIFAEVEGGAISPVDAPRELRAREAAEAEHWFQTITADTFG from the coding sequence ATGATCCTGATGAGCATGCGACCGGTGACACGGCGAAGCGCCGTGCTCGGTATCACCGCTACGGCCGCGACCTTGGCGCGGCCACAGGTCTTGCGCGCGCAGTCGACGGGCCGCGTCGTCGTGGTCGGTGGCGGCTTTGGCGGAGCAGCCTGTGCTCGCGCGCTCAAGCGCGCGCGAGCCGACCTGCAGGTCATCCTGATCGACCCCAATGTGGTCTTCACCGCCTGCCCCTTCAGCAACGAGGTGATCGCGGGCCTGCGCAACATCGAAGCTCAACAGTTCAGCCATGACAAGCTCGCGGCCGAGGGCCTCACCATCGTCGACCAGGCCGTGACCACGATCGAGCCGCAACAGCGCAGCGTCCTGACGGCTGATGGCGTCGCGCTACCCTATGACCGTCTCGTGCTCTCGCCCGGCATCGATTTCAATTTTGAAGCCTTGCCGGGCTATGACGAGATCGCATCGGAAAAGATGCCGCACGCCTGGAAGGCGGGGGCGCAGACGCTGCTGCTGCGCCGGCAGTTGGAGGCGATGGACGATGGCGGCACGGTCGCCATGGCGATCCCTGCCAATCCCTCCCGTTGTCCGCCCGCGCCCTACGAGCGCGCCAGCCTGATCGCCCACTATTTGAAAACGAACAAGCCGCGCTCGAAAGTCCTCATCCTCGATGCCAAGGACAATTTCCCGCAGCAGCGGCTGTTCGAGAAAGCATGGAAGGAGCTCTATGGCGACATGATCGAGCGCATCGGCCTGTCTCAAGGTGGCCGCGTGACATCCGTCGATGGTTCGACCAAGACCATCGTCACGGAGTTCGGCAATTACACCCCTGACGTCGCCAACGTCATCCCACCACAGCGCGCCGGCCACATTGCCGCGGTCGCGGGCGCTGTGGATGCCACCGGCTGGTGCCCGATCGATCCCGTGACCTTCGAGTCAAAGCTCGTCAAGAACGTCCACATCATCGGCGACGCGTGCCTTGGCGGCGGCATCCCCAAGTCGGCATCGGCGGCAAGCGCGCAAGGCAAGGCTTGCGCCGCAGCGATCGTCGCCTTGCTCGGCGGCCGCGCGCCGGAAACACCGCGGCTCACCGGCGTCTGCTACAACATCGTGGCGCCCGGTTATGGTTTCTCGCTTGCCGGCAATTACCAGCCTAAAGGCGATATCTTCGCCGAGGTCGAGGGCGGAGCGATAAGCCCGGTCGATGCGCCGCGCGAACTGCGCGCCCGCGAAGCGGCTGAGGCCGAACACTGGTTTCAAACCATCACGGCGGACACCTTTGGCTAG
- a CDS encoding xanthine dehydrogenase family protein molybdopterin-binding subunit, translating into MNKHVSPRINRRAFVIGTAAVGAGLAVGLDIPFGGPAVVRAADGSPEVNAWVVVRPDDTVVIRIARSEMGQGSLTGLAQLVAEELECDWSKVTTEYPTPGQSVARKRAWGDFSTGGSRGIRSSQDYVRKGGATARVMLIEAAANEWKVPASECTVARGVITHKASGRTTTYGKVAEAAAKLTPPADVKLKDPKDWTIVGKGLLRLDTADKTTGAMVYGIDFKLPGMLNAAIKDCPVFGGKVKSFDDTKIAGMKGVKKVVKVGDSAVAVVADTWWHAKTALETLPIVWDEGDNAKVSSETIAKWLAEGLDDAQPAFVGNKNGDAKAAIAGAAKKIEAVYNYPYQNHATMEPMNATALYTADKCEVWCGTQNGEAAFAAVLEVSGLPAEKCDVHKLMLGGGFGRRGTTDYVRQAVAIAKQMPGTPIKLLWSREEDMTHGKYHPVTQCKMTGAFDADDNLIALHYRLSGQSILFSVRPEALQNGMDPAAFQGVAQSGEAAFGYAVPNLLIEHSMRNPHVPPGFWRGVNVNHNAIYVECFMDELAHEAGQDPLEFRRKLMGNHPKHLAVLNAVAERIGWDKPAPQGVYRGIAQVMGYGSYVAGAAEISVTDGNKIKVHRIVASTDPGYVVNPAQVERQIAGSFVYGLSALFYGGCTVKDGRIEQTNFDSYNSMRINEMPKVEAVMVPSGGFWGGVGEPTIGVAAPAVLNAYFAATGKRIRSVPLRDQNITFA; encoded by the coding sequence ATGAACAAGCATGTTTCTCCCAGGATAAACCGCCGCGCTTTCGTGATCGGCACCGCCGCTGTCGGCGCCGGCCTCGCCGTCGGTCTCGATATCCCGTTCGGCGGCCCCGCCGTGGTGCGCGCGGCCGACGGCTCGCCCGAGGTCAATGCCTGGGTCGTGGTCAGGCCCGACGACACCGTGGTGATCCGCATTGCCCGCTCCGAAATGGGCCAGGGCTCGCTCACCGGCCTCGCCCAGCTCGTCGCCGAGGAGCTGGAATGCGACTGGTCGAAAGTCACAACCGAATATCCGACTCCTGGTCAGAGCGTCGCTCGCAAGCGCGCCTGGGGCGATTTCTCGACCGGCGGCAGCCGTGGCATCCGCTCCTCGCAGGACTATGTCCGCAAGGGCGGTGCAACTGCCCGCGTGATGCTGATCGAGGCCGCCGCGAATGAGTGGAAGGTTCCAGCCTCGGAGTGCACCGTCGCCAGGGGCGTCATCACCCATAAGGCGTCGGGCCGGACCACGACCTACGGCAAGGTCGCCGAGGCCGCGGCAAAGCTGACCCCGCCGGCCGACGTCAAGCTAAAGGATCCGAAGGACTGGACGATCGTCGGCAAAGGCTTGCTGCGGCTCGACACGGCCGACAAGACCACCGGCGCGATGGTCTACGGCATCGACTTCAAGCTGCCCGGCATGCTGAACGCCGCGATCAAGGATTGCCCGGTGTTCGGCGGCAAGGTGAAGAGTTTTGACGATACCAAGATCGCCGGCATGAAAGGTGTCAAGAAGGTCGTCAAGGTCGGCGATTCCGCGGTCGCGGTCGTCGCCGACACCTGGTGGCACGCCAAGACCGCGCTGGAAACACTGCCGATCGTCTGGGACGAAGGCGACAACGCCAAGGTCTCGAGCGAGACGATTGCGAAATGGCTCGCCGAGGGCCTCGACGATGCGCAACCAGCTTTCGTCGGCAACAAGAACGGTGATGCAAAGGCGGCGATCGCCGGCGCGGCAAAGAAGATCGAGGCCGTCTACAACTATCCGTACCAGAACCACGCCACCATGGAGCCGATGAACGCCACCGCGCTCTATACGGCGGACAAGTGCGAAGTCTGGTGCGGCACGCAGAACGGCGAGGCGGCCTTCGCGGCAGTGCTGGAGGTCTCGGGCCTGCCGGCGGAGAAGTGCGACGTGCACAAGCTGATGCTCGGCGGCGGCTTCGGCCGGCGCGGCACGACGGACTACGTTCGCCAGGCCGTCGCGATCGCCAAGCAGATGCCGGGCACGCCGATCAAGCTGTTGTGGTCACGCGAAGAGGATATGACGCACGGAAAGTATCACCCGGTCACCCAGTGCAAGATGACAGGCGCGTTCGATGCCGACGACAATCTGATCGCGCTGCACTACCGGCTATCAGGGCAGTCGATCCTGTTCTCGGTGCGTCCCGAAGCGCTGCAGAACGGCATGGACCCGGCGGCCTTCCAAGGCGTGGCGCAATCCGGCGAGGCCGCATTCGGCTACGCGGTGCCGAACCTGCTCATCGAGCATTCGATGCGTAACCCGCACGTTCCGCCCGGCTTCTGGCGCGGCGTGAACGTCAATCACAATGCGATCTACGTGGAATGCTTCATGGACGAGCTCGCCCATGAAGCGGGCCAGGATCCGCTCGAGTTCCGCCGCAAGCTGATGGGCAATCACCCCAAGCATCTGGCGGTGCTCAATGCCGTGGCCGAGAGGATCGGCTGGGACAAGCCGGCGCCGCAGGGCGTCTATCGCGGCATCGCGCAGGTGATGGGCTATGGCAGCTATGTCGCCGGCGCCGCCGAAATCTCGGTGACGGACGGCAACAAGATCAAGGTGCATCGCATCGTCGCCTCCACCGATCCCGGTTACGTCGTCAATCCGGCACAGGTTGAGCGGCAAATCGCCGGCTCCTTCGTCTATGGCCTCTCGGCGCTGTTCTACGGCGGCTGCACGGTCAAGGATGGTCGCATCGAGCAGACCAACTTCGATAGCTACAACTCGATGCGCATCAACGAAATGCCGAAGGTCGAGGCGGTGATGGTGCCAAGCGGCGGATTCTGGGGCGGCGTCGGCGAACCGACCATCGGCGTCGCCGCGCCGGCGGTGCTCAACGCCTATTTCGCGGCGACCGGCAAGCGCATTCGATCGGTCCCGTTGCGCGACCAGAACATCACCTTTGCCTGA
- the soxX gene encoding sulfur oxidation c-type cytochrome SoxX, whose translation MLLVGLAFISDTHAEGLVPYKITADGIAESLTGAPGDAARGRALVVARTTTCILCHSGPFPETRFQGDLAPDLAGAGNRWTVSQLRLRLVDAARFNPQTIMPSYYRNDGLVRVGRTFAGKPILSAAEIEDIVAFLATLRD comes from the coding sequence GTGCTGCTCGTCGGTCTCGCGTTCATCTCCGATACGCACGCGGAAGGACTCGTGCCTTACAAAATCACAGCCGACGGCATTGCGGAATCGCTTACCGGTGCGCCCGGCGACGCCGCGCGTGGACGCGCGCTAGTGGTCGCACGCACCACCACCTGCATCCTCTGCCATTCCGGCCCCTTCCCGGAAACGCGGTTCCAGGGCGACCTCGCGCCTGATCTCGCTGGTGCCGGGAACCGCTGGACGGTGAGCCAGTTGCGACTTCGGTTGGTTGACGCCGCGCGGTTCAACCCGCAGACCATCATGCCCTCCTATTATCGAAACGATGGGCTGGTGCGGGTTGGGCGTACTTTCGCCGGCAAGCCGATATTGTCCGCCGCAGAGATCGAGGACATCGTGGCTTTTCTCGCAACGCTTCGGGACTAG
- a CDS encoding isocitrate/isopropylmalate dehydrogenase family protein encodes MHIVVLPGDGIGPEITAATSGVLRAASERFQLDLRLEEHAVGHASLKLSGTTVRPELLAIVRGADGLILGPTATFDFKDEAHGEINPSRYFRKNLDLYANIRPARTYPGRPGRLGDFDLVVVRENTEGFYADRNMEQGNGELLVTSDVVISLRRITRACCERIAHAACRLAMKRRRHLTVVHKANVLKIGDGMFLDICREAAKSYPCLAVDDILVDAMMAHVVRSPDRFDVIVATNMFGDILSDLTAELSGSLGLGGSLNVGDRYAMAQAAHGSAPDIAGQDVANPVSLILSTALLLAWHGEKAGAVRYEEAARAIEAAVAKAIAAGRATRDVGGTLGTIAAGAAIAEILQAE; translated from the coding sequence ATGCATATCGTCGTTCTGCCGGGGGACGGCATCGGACCGGAGATCACCGCCGCAACCTCGGGCGTGCTGCGCGCCGCCTCCGAACGCTTCCAGCTCGATCTGCGTCTGGAGGAGCATGCGGTCGGGCATGCCAGCCTGAAGCTGTCGGGCACCACGGTGCGCCCCGAACTGCTCGCCATCGTCCGCGGCGCCGACGGCCTCATCCTGGGGCCGACCGCGACTTTCGACTTCAAGGACGAGGCGCATGGCGAGATCAATCCGTCCAGGTACTTCCGCAAGAACCTCGACCTCTACGCCAACATCAGGCCCGCGCGCACCTATCCAGGCCGACCGGGCAGGCTCGGCGATTTCGACCTCGTCGTCGTCCGCGAGAACACCGAAGGGTTTTACGCCGATCGCAACATGGAGCAGGGCAATGGCGAGCTCCTGGTCACGTCCGACGTCGTCATCTCGCTGCGCCGGATCACGCGGGCGTGCTGCGAGCGCATCGCGCACGCCGCCTGTCGGCTGGCGATGAAACGGCGCAGGCATCTCACCGTCGTGCACAAGGCCAATGTGCTCAAGATCGGCGACGGCATGTTCCTCGACATCTGCCGCGAGGCGGCGAAATCCTATCCCTGTCTCGCGGTCGACGACATCCTGGTCGATGCCATGATGGCGCATGTGGTGCGCAGCCCCGACCGCTTCGACGTCATCGTCGCCACCAACATGTTCGGCGACATCCTGTCCGATCTCACCGCGGAGCTTTCCGGCAGCCTCGGCCTCGGCGGCTCGCTCAATGTCGGCGACCGCTACGCCATGGCGCAGGCCGCGCACGGCTCGGCGCCCGACATCGCAGGGCAGGACGTCGCCAACCCGGTCTCCTTGATCCTCTCGACCGCGCTGCTGCTCGCCTGGCATGGCGAGAAGGCCGGCGCCGTCCGCTACGAGGAAGCGGCGCGCGCGATCGAGGCGGCCGTGGCGAAGGCGATAGCAGCGGGCAGGGCGACGCGCGATGTCGGCGGCACGCTCGGTACGATCGCGGCGGGGGCCGCGATCGCGGAGATCCTGCAGGCGGAGTGA
- the soxZ gene encoding thiosulfate oxidation carrier complex protein SoxZ → MAALINVPAKAKRGDIIEIRTLTSHIMETGFRHTMDGALVPRDIITSFTCRYNGIEIFRADLFPAIAANPYLSFFTVAKESGKFEFEWIGDNGYSSTASASITVE, encoded by the coding sequence ATGGCTGCGCTCATCAACGTTCCGGCGAAAGCCAAGCGCGGCGACATCATCGAAATCCGCACGCTGACCTCGCACATCATGGAAACCGGTTTCCGCCACACCATGGACGGCGCCTTGGTGCCGCGTGACATCATCACGAGCTTCACATGCCGCTACAACGGCATCGAGATCTTTCGCGCCGATCTGTTTCCGGCCATCGCGGCCAATCCTTATTTGTCGTTCTTTACGGTCGCCAAAGAGAGCGGCAAGTTCGAGTTCGAATGGATCGGCGATAACGGCTATTCGTCCACCGCATCGGCATCGATCACTGTCGAATGA
- a CDS encoding MFS transporter, with translation MTSTLPAAARKPDHHAADGLPAEQRRWAIAAIFTALAMASLDTAIANIALPAIAADLHVSPEQSVWVVNVYQIALVATLLPLGALGEIVGHQRIYLGGLVLFTIASLLCAVAWSLDSLLVARTLQGLGASGIMSVNTALVRFVYPGRMQGRGFGHNALVVATAFTFGPSIASAILAVGPWPWLFAVNIPFGLVATGIGFAMLPKTPRADHGFDFLGALLAAVCLGLFITGIGSAAHNLSPALVGIELITALALGFILTRRHADHPAPMLPIDLFSRPMFALSAATAVCSFAVQGLAFVSLPFYFEDVLGRSQVETGFFMTPWPLVVGIMAPIAGRLSDRHPVGLLGGVGLILLGLGMALLALLPANPGIPDIVWRIVICGMGFGFFQAPNMKAIMSSAPPHRGGSASGIVATARLTGQTTGAALAAACFAFAGHDGATVALALGAGFAALGSVMSFLRLAVK, from the coding sequence ATGACATCAACGTTACCTGCCGCTGCGCGTAAGCCCGATCATCACGCTGCCGACGGCCTGCCGGCCGAGCAGCGCCGCTGGGCGATCGCCGCGATCTTCACGGCGCTGGCGATGGCCTCGCTCGATACCGCGATCGCCAACATCGCGCTGCCCGCCATTGCCGCCGACCTGCATGTCAGCCCCGAGCAGTCGGTCTGGGTGGTCAACGTCTACCAGATCGCGCTGGTGGCGACGCTCTTGCCGCTCGGGGCGCTCGGCGAGATCGTCGGGCACCAGCGCATCTATCTCGGCGGCCTCGTGCTGTTCACCATCGCCTCGCTGCTCTGCGCGGTGGCGTGGTCGCTGGACAGCCTGCTGGTCGCGCGCACGCTGCAGGGCTTGGGTGCCAGCGGCATCATGAGCGTCAACACCGCGCTGGTGCGCTTCGTCTACCCCGGCCGGATGCAGGGCCGCGGCTTCGGCCACAACGCGCTGGTGGTCGCCACCGCCTTCACTTTCGGCCCGTCGATCGCCTCCGCCATCCTCGCGGTCGGCCCTTGGCCGTGGCTGTTCGCGGTCAACATTCCCTTCGGCCTCGTCGCAACCGGCATCGGCTTTGCGATGCTGCCGAAGACGCCGCGCGCCGATCACGGTTTCGATTTCCTCGGCGCGCTGCTCGCCGCCGTCTGCCTCGGCCTGTTCATCACGGGTATCGGCAGCGCCGCGCACAATCTGTCGCCGGCTCTGGTGGGCATCGAGTTGATCACGGCGCTCGCGCTCGGCTTCATCCTGACGCGACGTCACGCCGATCATCCGGCGCCGATGCTGCCGATCGATTTGTTCAGCCGGCCGATGTTCGCGCTGTCAGCGGCGACCGCGGTCTGCTCCTTCGCCGTGCAAGGCCTCGCCTTCGTCTCGCTGCCATTCTATTTCGAGGATGTGCTGGGGCGCTCGCAGGTCGAGACCGGCTTCTTCATGACGCCGTGGCCGCTGGTGGTCGGCATCATGGCGCCGATCGCGGGGCGCCTCTCCGACCGCCATCCGGTCGGCCTGCTCGGCGGCGTCGGCCTCATCCTGCTCGGCCTCGGCATGGCGCTGCTCGCGCTGCTTCCGGCGAATCCCGGCATCCCCGACATCGTCTGGCGAATCGTGATCTGCGGCATGGGGTTCGGCTTCTTCCAGGCGCCGAACATGAAGGCGATCATGTCGAGCGCGCCGCCGCACCGCGGCGGCAGTGCCTCGGGCATCGTCGCCACGGCACGCCTGACCGGACAGACCACCGGCGCGGCGCTCGCCGCCGCTTGCTTTGCGTTCGCCGGCCATGACGGCGCCACCGTGGCGCTGGCGCTGGGTGCAGGCTTTGCCGCGCTCGGCAGCGTGATGAGCTTTTTGCGGCTGGCGGTGAAGTAA
- the soxA gene encoding sulfur oxidation c-type cytochrome SoxA: MIFRRAIAVAALLATAPALLAGEIPPDARRSGYSFMGPDTRAMQDDDTSNPGMLFVLDGEALWTKKEGSADKACADCHGDAKSSMKGIAARYPAFDRALGRPVTLDQRINLCRANHQHAPPLPFESHDILALSAFVAHQSRGIAITAGDPPEAKPFVEQGRHLFMEREGQLNLACANCHDDNFDRHLAGSPITQGQPTGYPIYRLEWQTLGSLERRLRSCMSGVRAQAYDYGAPELVALELYLMSRARGMPMETPAVRP, translated from the coding sequence ATGATATTCCGGCGCGCGATAGCAGTGGCGGCACTTCTTGCCACGGCCCCGGCCCTCCTTGCAGGAGAAATCCCGCCTGATGCACGTCGCTCCGGCTATTCCTTCATGGGGCCTGACACCCGCGCCATGCAGGATGACGACACGTCCAATCCGGGCATGCTGTTCGTGCTCGACGGCGAAGCACTGTGGACGAAGAAGGAAGGCAGCGCAGACAAGGCCTGCGCGGATTGTCACGGCGATGCAAAGAGCAGCATGAAAGGGATCGCGGCACGTTACCCCGCCTTCGACAGGGCATTGGGCCGTCCCGTTACGCTTGACCAGCGCATCAATCTCTGTCGCGCCAATCATCAACACGCCCCGCCGCTGCCTTTTGAGAGCCACGACATCCTCGCGCTGTCCGCATTCGTCGCCCACCAATCGCGCGGCATCGCGATCACCGCAGGGGACCCCCCGGAGGCAAAACCTTTTGTCGAACAGGGCCGCCATCTCTTCATGGAGCGTGAAGGTCAGCTCAACCTGGCCTGCGCAAATTGTCACGACGACAACTTCGACAGGCATCTCGCGGGCTCGCCGATCACGCAAGGGCAACCGACCGGCTATCCGATCTATCGGCTGGAATGGCAGACTCTGGGATCGCTGGAGCGGCGCCTGCGAAGCTGCATGAGCGGTGTTCGCGCCCAGGCCTATGATTATGGCGCGCCCGAACTGGTTGCGCTCGAGCTCTATCTGATGTCGCGGGCCCGCGGAATGCCGATGGAAACGCCGGCAGTGCGACCGTAG
- a CDS encoding SoxY-related AACIE arm protein — protein MRTTRRQFLSLAGGVTVIPIVTLRPVEATPAMLNSAIRNVVGEAPIRSGRIKLDIPPLVENGNTVPMTVSIASPMTATEYVKSIHVFNEKNPQPNIGSFYLTPASGRAQVSTRIRLADTQKVVAIARLSDDTFWQAAVDVVVTLAACTEEMN, from the coding sequence ATGCGAACGACGCGACGACAATTCCTGAGCCTTGCCGGCGGGGTTACGGTCATTCCGATCGTCACCCTGCGGCCGGTCGAGGCGACGCCAGCGATGCTCAACAGCGCGATCCGCAACGTCGTTGGCGAAGCGCCCATTCGCAGCGGCAGGATCAAGCTCGACATTCCACCGCTGGTCGAGAACGGCAACACGGTGCCGATGACGGTGAGCATCGCAAGCCCGATGACGGCGACCGAGTACGTCAAGAGCATTCACGTTTTCAACGAGAAGAACCCGCAGCCGAACATCGGTAGTTTCTATCTCACTCCCGCCTCCGGCCGCGCCCAGGTCTCGACCCGGATCCGGCTCGCCGACACCCAGAAGGTGGTCGCGATCGCGCGCCTCTCCGACGACACCTTCTGGCAAGCTGCCGTCGACGTCGTGGTCACCCTGGCCGCCTGCACTGAGGAGATGAACTGA